In Roseomonas fluvialis, one genomic interval encodes:
- the modA gene encoding molybdate ABC transporter substrate-binding protein, with protein sequence MRRRYLSLLASLAVGFGSMGAPRAQEAVTVFAAASLTDALRDLGAQWAARGNPAPRFSFAASSALARQIEQGAPADLFMSADEAWANYLQERNLLVNATRSSPLGNALVLIAPANAARPVTLARGTDLAALLGPTGRVAAGDPAHVPVGRYAQAALTWMGQWEAIAPRLARADNVRTALLLVERGEAPFGIVYSTDAAASPGVRVVGTFPAESHEPITYPFALTRRADGNGQARTLLAFLTGAEATPTWQRFGFMLAR encoded by the coding sequence ATGCGCCGCCGCTATCTGTCCCTCCTCGCCTCACTGGCGGTCGGCTTCGGCAGCATGGGCGCCCCGCGCGCGCAGGAGGCCGTCACCGTCTTCGCCGCAGCGAGCCTGACGGATGCGCTGCGCGACCTCGGCGCGCAATGGGCGGCGCGCGGCAATCCGGCGCCGCGCTTCTCCTTCGCTGCGTCGTCTGCGCTGGCGCGACAGATCGAACAGGGCGCGCCGGCCGACCTGTTCATGTCGGCCGACGAGGCCTGGGCCAATTACCTGCAGGAGCGCAACCTGCTCGTGAACGCCACACGGAGTTCACCGCTCGGCAATGCCCTCGTGCTGATCGCGCCGGCCAATGCGGCACGGCCGGTCACGCTCGCGCGCGGCACCGACCTCGCTGCATTGCTCGGGCCGACCGGGCGCGTCGCCGCCGGCGATCCCGCCCACGTGCCGGTCGGGCGCTATGCCCAGGCGGCGCTGACCTGGATGGGGCAGTGGGAGGCGATCGCGCCGCGCCTGGCGCGCGCCGACAATGTCCGCACCGCGCTGCTGCTCGTCGAGCGCGGGGAAGCTCCCTTTGGCATCGTCTATTCCACCGACGCGGCCGCCAGCCCGGGTGTGCGCGTGGTAGGCACCTTCCCCGCCGAGAGCCACGAGCCCATCACCTATCCCTTCGCGCTGACGCGCCGCGCGGACGGCAATGGGCAGGCCCGCACGCTGCTCGCCTTCCTGACGGGCGCCGAGGCCACGCCGACCTGGCAGCGCTTCGGGTTCATGCTCGCGCGGTGA
- the modB gene encoding molybdate ABC transporter permease subunit, which produces MTTWLSPEEWQAVRLSLDVATRSVIGSLLPAIAAAWVLTRYRFPGRALLDALVHLPLVVPPVVVGWGLLMLFGIRGPIGAPLHEWFGVRLVFTTDGAALATAVMSFPLIVRSVRLGLENVDQGLEAAARTLGAGPIDRFLTVTLPLMSPGILAGAITAFAAGLGEFGAVITFASNIPGETQTLPLAIYSATQTPGGEATAARLALVSFTLAISGLLLAELIARRMHLLLGRG; this is translated from the coding sequence ATGACCACCTGGCTGAGCCCGGAGGAATGGCAGGCCGTCCGGCTGAGCCTGGATGTCGCGACACGGTCGGTGATCGGGTCGCTCCTGCCGGCGATCGCCGCGGCCTGGGTGCTTACGCGCTATCGTTTTCCGGGCCGCGCACTGCTGGATGCGCTGGTGCACCTGCCGCTGGTCGTGCCGCCAGTCGTGGTAGGCTGGGGTTTGCTGATGCTGTTCGGCATCCGCGGGCCGATCGGCGCCCCGCTGCATGAGTGGTTCGGCGTGCGGCTGGTCTTCACCACCGATGGCGCGGCGCTCGCCACCGCGGTGATGTCCTTCCCCCTCATTGTGCGCTCCGTGCGCCTGGGACTGGAGAACGTGGACCAGGGGCTGGAAGCGGCTGCGCGCACGCTCGGCGCCGGGCCGATCGACCGCTTCCTCACCGTGACCCTGCCGCTGATGTCACCGGGGATCCTCGCCGGGGCAATTACGGCCTTCGCGGCGGGCCTGGGCGAATTTGGAGCGGTCATCACCTTTGCCTCGAACATCCCCGGAGAGACGCAGACGCTGCCGTTGGCGATCTACAGCGCGACGCAGACGCCCGGCGGCGAGGCCACCGCGGCCCGCCTTGCCCTGGTGTCGTTCACGCTGGCGATCAGCGGGCTCCTGCTGGCAGAGTTGATCGCGCGACGCATGCACCTGCTGCTGGGGCGCGGCTGA
- the modC gene encoding molybdenum ABC transporter ATP-binding protein gives MLEVALRHRFGRQGFAIEAAFTAPGDGVTALFGPSGCGKSTILAAVAGLLRPDEGRVALDGTMLLDTTRRVFVAPERRRCGLVFQEARLFPHLSVETNLRYGLKRAPRGTTGPGFDEVVALLGIAALLPRRTGRLSGGERQRVALGRALLSRPRLLLMDEPLAALDAARRGEVLPFLARLRDVARTPILYVTHALDEVDALADRMVLLESGRVLAEGSVEALTARTDLPLAARRDAGVLVACTVRSAHEGLATLDFDGGVLVTTSRPGPPGTRLRVRLRARDVAVAIEQPRGISTQNIIPVTLVAIDEGSEVGEVFLRLTAGPTSLLARVTRESVVRLQLRHGMAVWALIKAVTFDHRVVGAAITTEAAEERALAVRMMPNVVLKGSDR, from the coding sequence ATGCTGGAGGTAGCACTCCGCCATCGCTTCGGACGTCAGGGCTTCGCCATCGAAGCCGCCTTCACCGCGCCGGGCGATGGCGTGACCGCGCTGTTCGGCCCTTCGGGCTGCGGCAAGTCCACCATCCTTGCGGCCGTCGCGGGGCTGTTGCGGCCGGATGAGGGGCGCGTCGCGCTCGACGGCACCATGCTGCTCGACACGACCCGGCGCGTCTTCGTGGCGCCGGAGCGCCGCCGTTGCGGCCTCGTGTTCCAGGAAGCGCGGCTGTTCCCGCATCTCAGCGTCGAGACCAACCTGCGCTACGGGCTGAAGCGCGCGCCGCGCGGCACGACGGGGCCGGGCTTCGACGAGGTTGTCGCGCTGCTCGGCATCGCGGCGCTGCTGCCGCGTCGTACGGGGCGGCTTTCGGGTGGCGAACGGCAGCGGGTCGCGCTGGGCCGCGCGCTGCTGTCACGCCCGCGCCTGCTGCTGATGGACGAGCCGCTCGCCGCGCTGGACGCAGCGCGGCGCGGCGAGGTGCTGCCCTTCCTTGCGCGGCTGCGCGATGTGGCGCGAACACCGATCCTGTATGTCACCCACGCGCTCGACGAGGTCGATGCATTGGCTGACCGGATGGTGTTGCTCGAATCCGGGCGCGTGCTGGCCGAGGGCAGCGTCGAGGCGCTCACCGCGCGCACCGACCTGCCGCTCGCGGCACGGCGCGACGCCGGCGTGCTGGTCGCCTGCACGGTACGCAGCGCGCATGAGGGCCTCGCTACGCTGGACTTCGATGGCGGCGTGCTGGTCACGACCTCGCGCCCCGGTCCGCCGGGCACTCGGCTGCGGGTGCGGCTGCGCGCGCGCGACGTGGCGGTGGCGATCGAGCAGCCGCGCGGCATCTCGACGCAGAACATCATCCCCGTGACGCTCGTCGCGATCGACGAGGGCAGCGAGGTGGGCGAGGTGTTCTTGCGCCTCACGGCCGGACCGACCTCGCTCCTGGCGCGCGTGACGCGCGAAAGCGTGGTTCGGCTGCAGCTACGCCATGGCATGGCGGTCTGGGCGCTGATCAAGGCCGTGACCTTCGATCACCGCGTGGTCGGCGCGGCCATCACGACCGAGGCGGCGGAAGAACGCGCACTCGCGGTCAGGATGATGCCGAACGTCGTGCTGAAAGGATCTGACCGATAG
- a CDS encoding winged helix-turn-helix domain-containing protein, whose amino-acid sequence MGATPKQRGTDRVATGALSLRIDLPEGRIGPGKIDLLEAIDREGSISAAGRALGMSYKRAWDLVDALNKLIGEPVVAASTGGYRGGGATLTDAGRNLVADYRAIERAAHRAAEPRLAALLKRTRG is encoded by the coding sequence ATGGGGGCGACACCAAAGCAGCGTGGCACGGACAGGGTGGCGACCGGTGCGCTCAGCCTCCGCATTGACCTGCCAGAGGGACGCATCGGACCCGGGAAGATCGACCTTCTCGAGGCGATCGATCGCGAAGGGTCGATCTCGGCCGCAGGACGCGCGCTCGGCATGAGCTATAAGCGCGCGTGGGACCTGGTCGATGCGCTGAACAAGCTGATCGGCGAACCGGTCGTCGCGGCGAGCACGGGCGGCTATCGCGGCGGCGGTGCGACGCTGACCGATGCGGGGCGGAATCTGGTCGCGGACTATCGAGCCATCGAGCGGGCGGCCCATCGTGCGGCCGAACCTCGCCTCGCCGCCCTACTCAAGCGGACCAGGGGCTGA
- the tnpB gene encoding IS66 family insertion sequence element accessory protein TnpB, with product MLSLHAGMRVHLALGATDMRKGFDELAAQVQTLLKADPFTEARRSQMARPKPTPPPSASQPSQRPPPRIPSRRGYASRASRADQVSAGSFGSINGRLGGFLGGARPPRSSHDWSRRGVLVRRVQPLVRLSRAARRGSAARWAARSMAR from the coding sequence ATGCTTTCGCTGCATGCCGGAATGCGCGTGCACCTCGCGCTCGGCGCGACAGACATGCGCAAGGGTTTCGACGAGTTGGCGGCGCAGGTGCAGACGTTGCTGAAGGCCGACCCGTTCACGGAAGCACGACGGAGCCAGATGGCACGGCCTAAGCCGACCCCACCACCTTCAGCCTCTCAACCGTCGCAAAGACCGCCGCCGCGCATTCCAAGCAGACGTGGGTACGCAAGTCGGGCCTCTCGCGCTGATCAGGTGAGCGCTGGCTCCTTCGGCTCGATCAACGGCCGGCTGGGTGGATTCCTCGGAGGCGCACGGCCCCCTCGGTCATCGCACGATTGGTCGCGGCGTGGCGTCCTCGTCCGACGGGTTCAGCCCCTGGTCCGCTTGAGTAGGGCGGCGAGGCGAGGTTCGGCCGCACGATGGGCCGCCCGCTCGATGGCTCGATAG
- a CDS encoding alpha/beta fold hydrolase, translating into MMKRRTTGLLAAATMIAGSRAFAQPARPTVVLVHGAFADGSSWNGVIRHLTDEGYPVMAAANPLRSLSGDADALDAALSSLPMPVVLVGHSYGGSVISMAARGRSNVKALVFVSAFAPTRGESATALSGRFPGSTLGSALAQPVPLPGGGNDLYVRHDRFHEQFAADVPAAMAGLMAATQRPVTDTALSDPAGEPAWTSIPSWFIYGDRDRNIPPQALAFMAERASSRRTVVVRGASHVPMISHPHAVAEIIQRAAIET; encoded by the coding sequence ATGATGAAGCGACGCACCACCGGACTTCTGGCCGCGGCCACGATGATCGCCGGTTCGCGTGCTTTTGCGCAGCCAGCGAGACCGACCGTCGTGCTCGTACACGGCGCCTTCGCTGACGGATCGAGCTGGAACGGGGTGATCCGCCACCTCACGGACGAAGGCTATCCTGTCATGGCCGCTGCCAATCCCCTTCGCAGTTTGTCAGGCGATGCAGATGCGCTTGACGCAGCGCTGTCGAGCCTTCCGATGCCGGTGGTGCTGGTCGGCCATTCCTATGGGGGTTCGGTGATCAGCATGGCGGCCCGGGGCCGCTCCAACGTCAAGGCGCTCGTCTTCGTCAGTGCCTTCGCGCCCACCAGGGGGGAATCGGCAACGGCGCTTTCCGGCAGATTTCCCGGCAGTACGCTCGGCTCGGCTCTCGCTCAGCCCGTTCCCCTGCCTGGCGGCGGCAACGATCTGTATGTCCGGCACGACCGCTTCCACGAACAGTTTGCCGCGGATGTGCCGGCAGCAATGGCCGGCTTGATGGCAGCGACGCAGCGGCCGGTCACCGATACCGCGCTGAGCGATCCGGCAGGCGAGCCAGCCTGGACCAGCATTCCGAGCTGGTTCATCTACGGCGACCGCGACCGGAATATCCCGCCACAGGCGCTTGCCTTCATGGCCGAGCGCGCGAGCAGCCGCCGGACTGTCGTGGTGCGGGGCGCGTCGCATGTGCCGATGATCTCCCACCCGCACGCCGTGGCAGAGATCATTCAGCGCGCTGCGATCGAGACCTGA
- a CDS encoding alpha/beta fold hydrolase: MMSRRFSLPLASRVIAPYPRDHGATRCLSDSPPRNGRQAVIAADSLALMDALHIERATVAGFDQGARAANVLATLQPGRCTATVSVSGYRISSQAAGRTPLPPTAEHQWCY; this comes from the coding sequence ATGATGTCACGCCGCTTCTCCCTGCCGCTGGCCTCCCGAGTCATTGCGCCATACCCGCGAGACCACGGCGCCACGCGCTGCCTGTCCGACTCCCCGCCACGCAACGGCCGGCAGGCGGTCATCGCGGCCGACAGTCTCGCCCTGATGGATGCCCTACACATCGAGCGGGCGACCGTCGCGGGCTTCGACCAGGGAGCACGCGCCGCCAATGTCCTCGCTACGCTTCAGCCTGGCCGCTGCACGGCGACGGTCTCGGTCAGCGGCTACAGGATCAGTAGCCAGGCTGCTGGCCGGACCCCGCTGCCGCCGACGGCCGAACACCAATGGTGCTACTAG
- a CDS encoding patatin-like phospholipase family protein, which translates to MKQAERPGRSGRGSLGSLAGDASRVSDPRPHSRHGTGADGLRIRRVAPASRSDQSWLRLRSPGWRVALLLWLHVLVGCSTAAPVTNLPLPHGVRNRHYDLADLNAASGRPDLLILVSLSGGGKRSAAFAHGVLRGMRAVPVRAGGPPSDLLAEVDQLAAVSGGSFAAAHYALHGQRSFTTFPEEFLYRDIASYVWGSYLLPWHWHGLFSPFAATNDRMAEVYDALMFRGATFSDLFARGRPRLSINATDLASGVAFPFLPRVFDAICSDLGRFPLARAVAASNGFPLLFTPITLTNHRGADCDVPLPREEPAMTATTMDDRARLRRIAQTMADRERTPWIHLLDGGIADNLAMRAMHNFTLLGGTDEPRFAAQAMPVRRILLISVDGQSTTDPAISRQPRVNSLSQIFDAASGAQIDNYNAETIAVTSGELARAVLRQRERRCRSAPMVDGKPCHDVRGLLARVSLSDVQDIDLRIRLGRIPTGLSLPRADVDTLVAAGEGTILGNRSVAAFLND; encoded by the coding sequence ATGAAGCAGGCCGAGCGTCCTGGCCGCAGTGGCCGCGGTTCGTTGGGATCATTGGCCGGCGATGCATCGCGAGTCAGTGATCCGCGACCACACTCGCGCCACGGCACCGGAGCCGATGGCCTGCGGATCCGGAGGGTCGCGCCGGCTTCGAGAAGCGATCAGTCATGGCTGCGCCTGAGGTCACCAGGCTGGCGCGTTGCGCTCCTGTTGTGGCTCCACGTGCTCGTGGGTTGCAGCACTGCGGCGCCGGTCACCAACCTCCCGCTGCCGCACGGCGTGCGCAACCGCCACTATGACCTCGCAGACCTGAATGCGGCGAGCGGTCGGCCAGATCTCCTGATCCTCGTGTCGTTGTCCGGCGGCGGCAAGCGGTCTGCCGCCTTCGCGCATGGCGTTTTGCGGGGGATGCGCGCGGTGCCCGTCCGGGCAGGCGGCCCGCCATCCGATCTGCTGGCAGAAGTCGACCAGCTCGCCGCTGTCTCGGGTGGCAGCTTCGCCGCGGCGCACTACGCGCTGCACGGCCAGCGCTCCTTCACCACGTTTCCCGAGGAGTTCCTGTATCGCGACATCGCCAGTTATGTCTGGGGTAGCTACCTCCTGCCCTGGCACTGGCACGGCCTGTTCAGCCCGTTTGCCGCGACCAACGACCGCATGGCGGAGGTGTACGACGCGCTGATGTTCCGTGGCGCGACATTCAGCGACCTGTTCGCGCGTGGCCGACCGCGCCTATCGATCAATGCGACGGATCTTGCGAGCGGCGTGGCCTTCCCGTTCCTCCCGAGAGTCTTCGACGCGATCTGTTCGGATCTTGGACGGTTTCCCCTGGCGCGCGCCGTGGCGGCGTCGAACGGCTTTCCGCTGCTTTTCACGCCGATCACGCTCACCAACCACCGAGGAGCGGATTGCGACGTGCCGCTACCGCGCGAAGAGCCTGCCATGACAGCCACCACAATGGACGATCGGGCTCGGCTCCGACGGATCGCGCAAACCATGGCCGACCGCGAGCGTACGCCATGGATTCATCTTCTCGATGGCGGCATTGCCGATAATCTTGCGATGCGGGCCATGCACAACTTCACACTCCTCGGCGGTACGGATGAGCCACGCTTCGCCGCGCAAGCGATGCCAGTCAGGAGGATCCTGCTGATCAGTGTCGACGGCCAGTCCACGACGGACCCCGCGATCTCGCGACAGCCGCGCGTCAACAGTCTGTCACAGATATTCGACGCGGCATCGGGGGCCCAGATTGACAACTACAACGCGGAGACGATCGCGGTGACGTCCGGGGAACTGGCTCGCGCCGTTCTGCGCCAGCGCGAAAGACGGTGCCGCAGTGCCCCGATGGTGGATGGCAAGCCATGCCATGATGTGCGCGGATTGCTTGCGCGGGTGTCATTGTCGGACGTGCAGGATATTGATCTGAGGATAAGGCTTGGGCGTATCCCGACCGGCCTGTCCTTGCCGCGCGCGGATGTCGACACGCTGGTCGCAGCCGGCGAGGGAACCATCCTGGGCAACCGGTCCGTTGCAGCGTTTCTCAACGACTAG
- a CDS encoding alpha/beta fold hydrolase, protein MSRFTTADGTEILYKDWGSGQPIVFHHGWPLSSDDWDAQMLFFVSKGYRVIAHDRRGHGRSTQTDKGNDMDTYAADVAALAAHLNLRDATHVGHSTGGGEVARYVAQHGHGRVAKAVLIGAVPPLMLKTAANPGGLPMEVFDGFRSALAANRAQFFRDVPSGPFYGFNRPGVEIIPGVVDNWWRQGMMGGAKAHYDCIKAFSETDFTEDLRRIQVPVLVMHGEDDQIVPIADSARLSAPLLRRSVLKTYPGFPHGMATTHADVINADILAFIQG, encoded by the coding sequence ATGAGCCGATTCACCACCGCCGATGGCACCGAGATCCTCTACAAGGACTGGGGGTCCGGTCAGCCCATCGTCTTCCATCACGGCTGGCCGCTGAGCAGCGACGACTGGGACGCCCAGATGCTGTTCTTCGTGTCCAAGGGCTATCGCGTCATCGCGCATGACCGGCGCGGGCACGGGCGCTCGACCCAGACCGACAAGGGCAATGACATGGACACCTATGCCGCCGATGTCGCGGCGCTCGCGGCCCATCTGAATCTCCGCGACGCGACCCATGTCGGCCATTCCACCGGCGGCGGTGAGGTCGCGCGCTATGTCGCGCAGCACGGGCATGGCCGAGTCGCCAAAGCCGTTCTGATCGGCGCCGTGCCGCCGCTGATGCTCAAGACCGCGGCCAATCCGGGCGGGCTGCCGATGGAGGTCTTCGACGGCTTTCGCAGCGCGCTTGCCGCGAACCGCGCGCAGTTCTTCCGGGATGTGCCAAGCGGCCCGTTCTACGGGTTCAACCGGCCGGGCGTGGAGATCATCCCCGGTGTCGTCGACAACTGGTGGCGCCAGGGCATGATGGGCGGCGCCAAAGCGCATTATGACTGCATCAAGGCCTTCTCCGAGACCGACTTCACCGAGGATCTGCGTCGTATCCAGGTGCCCGTGCTCGTGATGCACGGCGAGGACGACCAGATCGTGCCCATCGCCGATTCTGCACGCCTGTCGGCCCCGCTTCTGCGCCGCTCGGTGCTGAAGACGTATCCGGGTTTTCCGCATGGCATGGCGACCACCCATGCCGATGTGATCAACGCCGACATTCTTGCCTTCATCCAAGGCTGA
- a CDS encoding cysteine hydrolase — translation MTAINPIYADPPNPALPPTDVALAPGRAALLVIDPQIDFLSPKGVGWGAFGQSIVEHDTVANLGRLFEAAKAADMPVMISPHYYYPYDHRWDFAAGGETLMHKLRMFDRPDPLSLKGFDGSGADWVPEYKPYIQDGRTVVCSPHKIAGPQTNDVVFQLRKKRVDQVILAGMAANFCVESHLRDLVEKGFEVAVVRDATAGSKVPEGDGYLAALVNFRWFANGLWYTRDAVDRIATLARGKVAA, via the coding sequence ATGACCGCCATCAATCCGATCTATGCCGACCCGCCGAACCCGGCCCTGCCACCGACGGATGTCGCGCTGGCGCCCGGGCGCGCCGCGCTGCTCGTCATCGATCCGCAGATCGACTTCCTCAGTCCGAAGGGCGTCGGCTGGGGCGCCTTCGGGCAAAGCATCGTCGAGCACGACACCGTGGCCAACCTTGGCCGCCTGTTCGAGGCGGCGAAGGCTGCGGACATGCCGGTGATGATCTCGCCTCACTACTACTATCCCTACGATCATCGCTGGGATTTCGCCGCCGGCGGCGAGACGCTGATGCACAAGCTGCGCATGTTCGACCGGCCGGATCCCCTGTCACTCAAGGGCTTCGACGGATCGGGCGCCGACTGGGTGCCCGAGTACAAGCCCTACATTCAGGATGGCCGCACCGTGGTCTGCTCCCCGCACAAGATCGCCGGCCCGCAGACCAACGACGTCGTCTTCCAGCTGCGGAAGAAGCGCGTCGACCAGGTGATTCTCGCAGGCATGGCCGCGAACTTCTGCGTGGAATCCCACCTTCGCGACCTGGTCGAGAAGGGGTTCGAGGTCGCCGTCGTGCGCGACGCGACCGCCGGCAGCAAGGTGCCGGAGGGCGACGGCTACCTTGCCGCCCTCGTCAACTTCCGTTGGTTCGCGAACGGACTCTGGTACACGCGGGACGCCGTCGATCGCATCGCCACGCTGGCGCGTGGCAAGGTCGCGGCGTGA
- the tehA gene encoding dicarboxylate transporter/tellurite-resistance protein TehA, with product MPLVPASFFGMVLGLVGLGTGWRIATRLWGLPAIVGEAILLLAAAVWAILLILYVGKWLLARDAALAEAAHPVQCCFVGLVGVATMLVAGAAIPLSRELALILYALGAVFTLAFGVWRSGQLWHGGRDGTTSTPVLYLPLVAGSFVSATVASTLGYADWGALAFGMGFFAWLAIESVLLHRLYTGPALPPALRPTLGIQLAPPVVGAISYLSVHPGPPDVMAQAMLGYGLMQALLLLRLLPWILEQPFAPSYWAFSFGVTALANASLIMTERGAVGAVPTLAPWLFGASVLVILMLVVGTLARILGSGLGLERRPLRLAIRS from the coding sequence ATGCCACTCGTCCCCGCCTCCTTCTTCGGCATGGTGTTGGGCCTGGTCGGCCTCGGCACCGGCTGGCGCATCGCCACCCGATTGTGGGGCCTGCCTGCTATCGTCGGCGAGGCCATCCTGCTGCTCGCCGCGGCCGTCTGGGCCATCCTGCTGATCCTTTATGTTGGCAAATGGCTCTTGGCCCGCGATGCGGCGTTGGCCGAGGCCGCGCACCCCGTTCAGTGCTGCTTCGTCGGCCTGGTCGGCGTCGCGACGATGCTGGTCGCGGGCGCCGCAATACCGCTGAGCCGCGAACTCGCCTTGATCCTCTATGCCCTCGGAGCGGTGTTCACCCTGGCCTTCGGCGTGTGGCGGTCGGGGCAGCTCTGGCATGGCGGGCGGGACGGCACCACGAGCACGCCGGTGCTCTACCTGCCGCTGGTCGCAGGCAGCTTCGTCTCAGCCACGGTGGCAAGCACGCTCGGCTACGCCGACTGGGGCGCGCTCGCCTTTGGCATGGGCTTCTTCGCCTGGCTGGCGATCGAATCTGTGCTGCTGCACAGGCTCTACACCGGCCCTGCCTTGCCGCCCGCGCTGCGCCCGACGCTCGGCATCCAACTCGCTCCGCCGGTTGTCGGAGCGATCAGCTACCTGTCCGTCCATCCCGGTCCGCCCGATGTCATGGCGCAGGCCATGCTCGGCTACGGGCTGATGCAGGCGTTGCTGCTGCTGCGCCTGCTGCCGTGGATCCTGGAGCAGCCCTTCGCTCCGTCCTACTGGGCGTTCAGCTTCGGCGTGACGGCGCTCGCCAACGCCAGCCTCATCATGACGGAACGCGGTGCCGTTGGTGCCGTCCCCACCCTGGCGCCTTGGCTGTTTGGCGCTTCGGTGCTGGTCATCCTCATGCTCGTGGTCGGCACGCTCGCGCGGATCCTCGGCAGCGGCCTGGGCCTCGAGCGGCGGCCCTTGCGTCTGGCCATCCGCTCCTGA
- a CDS encoding MFS transporter, with protein MRDAAAILRPGHAERIADHPQQRSVRLDVDTTNGSIDCQLDHAASIWRRTGHHLVRQHHRSRLSRLVDLVRRGASRGEAIDRGFAQRAGTERPILAAVSSASSPLSTKQRMTRSMDTNITSLQRSSAAMPERTMRPILQLALGTFAVGTEAFMIAPLLPDMSRDLGVGLGAVGQLVTIYTFAYAIGSPVLTVLTAAMDRRRMLFGAMLVFALGNFVATLAGSFEALLASRVLLALAAGLFVPNANALAATIVPPARRGRALAIVNGGSTIAIALGVPIGALLGHQLGWRTTFAAVGALAIVAAFAVRFGLPRDVGGPAQRSPDLGARLALLGRASAVPTLLATMFWAMGAYSVYTYLAPIAAITADVPPSWVPALVLLWGASAGLGLVIGGIGTDRLGTAAIIVPSLGILSLVFVSLSAMAAWLPPATALLPFIVAIAVWGISVWAFFPAQQSRLIGIAGAENAALMLSLNATFMFLGFSIGAALGGLTVEHVSVRANGALGAACELLALLLSWLALRRHVAAGSGR; from the coding sequence TTGCGCGATGCCGCAGCCATACTTCGTCCCGGTCATGCCGAGCGTATCGCGGATCACCCACAACAGCGGAGTGTCCGGCTCGACGTCGACACGACGAACGGTTCCATTGATTGTCAGCTCGATCATGCGGCCTCCATCTGGCGGCGCACGGGCCACCACCTTGTGCGACAGCATCATCGTTCGCGGTTATCGCGGCTTGTCGATTTGGTGCGCCGCGGTGCGTCGCGCGGTGAGGCGATCGATCGTGGCTTCGCGCAGAGGGCGGGGACCGAACGTCCAATCCTCGCTGCGGTGTCGTCGGCATCCTCGCCGCTTTCCACGAAGCAGCGGATGACCCGATCCATGGACACGAACATCACATCACTGCAGCGATCCAGCGCGGCAATGCCTGAGCGCACGATGCGCCCGATCCTGCAGCTCGCGCTCGGCACCTTCGCGGTCGGGACGGAGGCCTTCATGATCGCCCCGCTACTGCCCGACATGTCGCGTGATCTCGGCGTCGGGCTCGGCGCGGTCGGACAGCTCGTGACCATCTACACCTTCGCCTACGCGATCGGATCGCCGGTGCTGACGGTCCTCACCGCGGCCATGGATCGCCGCCGCATGCTCTTCGGCGCGATGCTCGTTTTCGCGCTCGGCAATTTCGTCGCAACCCTGGCCGGCAGCTTCGAGGCCCTGCTCGCTTCACGCGTGCTGCTTGCGCTGGCAGCCGGGCTGTTTGTTCCCAATGCCAATGCGCTCGCCGCGACCATCGTGCCGCCGGCGCGGCGCGGGCGGGCGCTTGCCATCGTCAATGGCGGCTCCACCATCGCGATCGCGCTGGGCGTGCCGATCGGCGCCTTGCTGGGGCATCAGCTCGGCTGGCGCACGACCTTCGCGGCCGTCGGCGCGCTGGCCATCGTCGCGGCGTTCGCCGTGCGCTTCGGGTTGCCGCGTGATGTGGGCGGCCCGGCGCAGCGGAGCCCCGATCTCGGCGCCCGCCTGGCGCTGCTCGGCCGCGCCTCCGCGGTGCCGACGCTGCTGGCGACGATGTTCTGGGCCATGGGCGCCTACAGCGTCTACACCTACCTCGCGCCGATCGCCGCGATCACAGCCGACGTGCCGCCAAGCTGGGTGCCGGCCCTGGTGCTGCTGTGGGGCGCGTCGGCCGGGCTCGGGCTGGTTATCGGGGGGATCGGCACGGATCGCTTGGGAACGGCCGCGATCATTGTGCCAAGCCTCGGCATCCTCTCACTCGTCTTCGTCTCGCTTTCGGCGATGGCAGCGTGGCTACCACCCGCAACGGCGCTGCTGCCCTTCATTGTCGCGATCGCGGTGTGGGGGATCTCGGTCTGGGCGTTCTTCCCGGCACAGCAGTCGCGCCTCATCGGCATTGCCGGCGCCGAGAATGCCGCGTTGATGTTGTCGCTGAACGCAACCTTCATGTTCCTCGGCTTCTCGATCGGCGCCGCGCTGGGCGGCCTGACCGTGGAGCATGTCTCGGTCCGCGCGAACGGCGCACTTGGCGCGGCCTGCGAACTGCTGGCGCTGCTGCTTTCCTGGCTCGCATTGCGACGCCATGTGGCAGCGGGGTCGGGGCGCTGA